The Raphanus sativus cultivar WK10039 chromosome 2, ASM80110v3, whole genome shotgun sequence genome includes a region encoding these proteins:
- the LOC108840702 gene encoding uncharacterized protein LOC108840702, translating to MHGFTIQHTYLPCLQIGNKKKASYFPMEACKIMVGQQITALLKDTCQEPRDRENNILKTFKTNESGFVEVEGVEASASASNKVRGEDDEPSPSASAGKESSDEAPSASANCVEEEGGQASTSASIKVGGKANEPYPSGVEGKEGDRKRPASEETKLLIVNPNLLQSLYGFII from the exons ATGCATGGGTTCACGATACAGCACACATATTTACCGTGTCTCCAAATTGGAAATAAGAAGAAGGCAAGCTATTTCCCTATGGAG GCGTGCAAAATCATGGTGGGACAGCAGATCACTGCTCTTTTGAAAGATACATGCCAGGAACCAAGGGATAGAGAAAACAATATTCTAAAG ACTTTCAAGACCAATGAATCTGGATTTGTTGAGGTGGAAGGTGTGGAAGCATCGGCATCTGCGAGCAACAAGGTTAGAGGTGAAGATGATGAACCAAGTCCATCCGCATCTGCAGGCAAAGAGAGTAGCGATGAAGCTCCATCGGCGTCTGCAAACTGTGTTGAAGAGGAAGGTGGCCAAGCATCCACTTCTGCCAGCATCAAGGTTGGGGGAAAAGCCAATGAACCATATCCATCCGGTGTTGAAGGCAAAGAGGGTGACCGTAAACGCCCCGCGAGTGAAGAAACAAAACTGTTAATCGTCAACCCAAATTTGCTTCAGTCTCTTTACGGTTTCATAATTTAA
- the LOC130508175 gene encoding CBL-interacting serine/threonine-protein kinase 6 codes for MVGPKPVENGSDVGASTGLLHGRYELGRLLGHGTFAKVYHARNVSTGKSVAMKVVGKEKVVKVGMVDQIKREISVMRMVKHPNIVELHEVMASKSKIYFAMELVRGGELFAKVAKGRLREDAARVYFQQLISAVDFCHSRGVYHRDLKPENLLLDEEGNLKVTDFGLSAFTEHLKQDGLLHTTCGTPAYVAPEVILKKGYDGAKADLWSCGVILYVLLAGYLPFQDDNLVNMYRKIYRGDFKCPGWFSSDARRLVTKLLDPNPNTRITIDKVMDSHWFKKPSTRSRNEPVAVTPEAEDLDVSVHKSKEETETLNAFHIIALSEGFDLSPLFEEKKKEEKVEMRFATSRPASSVISSLEEAAKVGNKFDVRKSECRVRIEGKQNGRKGKLAVEAEIFAVAPSFVVVEVKKDHGDTLEYNNFCSTALRPALKDVFWTSTTPA; via the coding sequence atggTCGGACCAAAACCGGTGGAGAATGGATCTGACGTTGGGGCAAGCACGGGCCTCCTCCACGGACGTTACGAGCTAGGTCGTCTCCTAGGGCACGGGACATTCGCTAAGGTCTACCACGCGCGCAACGTATCAACCGGGAAAAGCGTGGCGATGAAAGTCGTGGGGAAAGAGAAGGTGGTGAAAGTCGGCATGGTGGATCAGATCAAGCGAGAGATCTCTGTGATGAGGATGGTGAAGCATCCCAACATCGTCGAGCTCCACGAGGTGATGGCGAGCAAATCCAAGATCTACTTCGCGATGGAGCTCGTGCGGGGCGGGGAGCTGTTCGCCAAAGTCGCGAAAGGAAGGCTGCGCGAGGACGCGGCGCGCGTGTACTTCCAGCAGCTGATCTCCGCCGTGGACTTCTGCCACAGCCGCGGGGTTTATCACCGAGATCTGAAGCCGGAGAATCTCTTGCTTGACGAAGAAGGTAACCTCAAGGTCACCGACTTCGGTCTCTCTGCTTTCACCGAGCATCTGAAGCAAGACGGGCTTCTCCACACGACGTGCGGAACTCCGGCGTACGTTGCGCCGGAGGTTATACTAAAGAAAGGTTACGACGGAGCTAAGGCGGATCTGTGGTCCTGCGGGGTGATCCTCTACGTGCTCCTCGCTGGTTACTTGCCGTTTCAGGATGATAATCTCGTGAACATGTATAGGAAGATCTACAGAGGAGACTTCAAGTGTCCCGGGTGGTTTTCTTCAGATGCGAGGAGGCTCGTGACGAAGCTTCTGGATCCGAATCCGAATACCCGGATCACTATCGACAAGGTTATGGACTCGCACTGGTTCAAGAAACCCTCGACTAGATCAAGAAACGAGCCAGTGGCGGTAACACCAGAGGCTGAGGATCTTGATGTGTCCGTGCACAAGTCCAAGGAAGAGACGGAGACGCTAAACGCGTTTCATATAATTGCGTTGTCCGAAGGGTTTGATCTCTCGCCCTTGTtcgaggagaagaagaaagaggagaaGGTAGAGATGAGGTTCGCGACTTCCCGGCCGGCGAGCAGCGTGATATCGAGCCTTGAGGAAGCGGCGAAGGTCGGGAACAAGTTTGATGTGAGGAAGAGCGAGTGTAGAGTGAGGATCGAAGGGAAACAGAATGGCAGGAAAGGGAAGTTGGCGGTTGAGGCGGAGATATTCGCGGTGGCTCCGTCGTTTGTTGTTGTGGAGGTGAAGAAAGATCATGGGGACACTCTTGAGTACAATAACTTTTGCAGTACTGCTCTTAGACCAGCTCTCAAGGACGTCTTCTGGACTTCTACTACACCTGCTTGA